The Hoplias malabaricus isolate fHopMal1 chromosome 9, fHopMal1.hap1, whole genome shotgun sequence genome contains a region encoding:
- the nol7 gene encoding U3 small nucleolar RNA-associated protein NOL7, with amino-acid sequence MARLQHGSPQSAEETGEFEAVTERRDMSDHSEEDDEGPEEVGFEESRSTALKSVQEAIKAIRREKELLKEKRRKRQLLFQEQKKKRLLPETLLEEFDTVPQKKKKPSVDKEEEEEENVEKEVEEETEEVSETKSTEGSKSLQGNCNVMRVKDESSDASLQQTAMDFVQSRLYGPGTKRTTNAERLSLEKKRGASKGAAAQFVNKKWGAELKAKAEKCNKRFIHKKKLIPS; translated from the exons ATGGCGAGGCTTCAGCATGGTTCCCCGCAGTCCGCAGAGGAAACTGGGGAGtttgaagcggttacagagcgCAGAGACATGTCCGACCACAGCGAAGAGGACGACGAGGGTCCGGAGGAGGTCGGGTTCGAGGAGAGCAGGTCCACGGCGCTCAAGAGCGTGCAGGAGGCGATAAAGGCCATCAGGAG GGAGAAGGAGCTGCTgaaggagaagaggaggaaaagACAGCTGTTGTTCCAGGAGCAAAAG AAAAAACGGCTTCTCCCTGAAACTCTGTTGGAAGAATTTGACACAGTGCCACAGAA GAAAAAGAAGCCTTCTGTCGACAAAG aagaggaggaggaggagaatgtggagaaagaagtagaagaagagaCAGAGGAAGTGTCGGAGACAAAATCTACAGAAGGGTCTAAAAG TTTGCAGGGAAATTGCAACGTGATGCGGGTGAAGGACGAGTCCAGCGATGCCTCACTGCAGCAGACAGCCATGGACTTCGTTCAGTCACGTCTGTACGGACCAGGAACCAAGAGAACAACCA ATGCTGAGCGTCTGTCTCTGGAAAAGAAAAGAGGCGCCAGTAAAGGAGCCGCAGCACAGTTCGTGAATAAGAAATGGG GAGCAGAACTAAAGGCCAAGGCGGAGAAGTGCAACAAGAGATTTATTCACAAGAAGAAGCTGATTCCAAGCTGA